From Actinoplanes oblitus, a single genomic window includes:
- a CDS encoding zinc-dependent alcohol dehydrogenase, whose translation MTTPLAVRYRSARRLDTGPSTTRPPGPGEVEVAPAYVGICGTDLHIFHGDMDARVTTPAVIGHEMSGRVVRVGPDVPGWRPGDAVTVMPLRWDGTCPACLHGNHHICQNLDFIGIDSPGAMQQRWTVPATTLVRLPAGLPLDRAALVEPTAVAVHDVGRAAIRPGERVVVVGGGPVGVLIAVVARARGADVRLAEISEHRRRLAAGLGLRTWDPLSEDVPERVREWTGEAGADASFEVSGAEAGVRVAVDVLGVHGRLCLVAIHPRPREVNLHRFFWRELTLVGARLYDRADFEEAVRLVAGGTVDADRLISRVVPLTDVPAAFAALEAGGDVMKVLVDCAGTGGGTAA comes from the coding sequence ATGACCACACCGCTCGCCGTCCGATACCGCAGCGCGCGCCGGCTGGACACCGGCCCGTCGACCACCCGCCCGCCCGGCCCCGGTGAGGTGGAGGTGGCGCCCGCCTACGTCGGCATCTGCGGAACCGACCTGCACATCTTCCACGGCGACATGGACGCGCGGGTCACCACGCCGGCCGTCATCGGCCACGAGATGTCCGGGCGTGTCGTGCGCGTCGGGCCGGACGTGCCGGGATGGCGACCGGGCGACGCGGTCACCGTCATGCCGCTGCGCTGGGACGGCACCTGCCCGGCCTGCCTGCACGGCAACCACCACATCTGCCAGAACCTGGACTTCATCGGCATCGACTCGCCGGGGGCCATGCAGCAACGGTGGACCGTCCCGGCCACCACGCTGGTCCGGCTGCCGGCCGGGCTGCCGCTGGACCGGGCCGCGCTGGTCGAGCCGACCGCGGTGGCGGTGCACGACGTGGGGCGGGCCGCCATCCGGCCCGGCGAGCGGGTGGTCGTGGTCGGCGGGGGACCCGTCGGTGTCCTGATCGCGGTGGTGGCGCGGGCGCGGGGCGCCGACGTGCGGCTGGCCGAGATCAGCGAGCACCGCAGGCGACTCGCCGCCGGCCTCGGCCTGCGGACCTGGGACCCGCTTTCCGAGGACGTGCCGGAGCGGGTCCGGGAGTGGACGGGCGAGGCGGGCGCGGACGCCTCCTTCGAGGTGTCCGGCGCCGAGGCCGGCGTGCGGGTCGCCGTCGACGTGCTCGGGGTGCACGGCCGGTTGTGCCTGGTCGCCATCCATCCCCGGCCGCGCGAGGTGAACCTGCACCGCTTCTTCTGGCGCGAACTCACGCTGGTCGGTGCCCGCCTCTACGACCGGGCCGACTTCGAGGAGGCGGTACGCCTGGTCGCCGGCGGCACCGTCGACGCCGACCGGCTGATCAGCCGCGTCGTGCCGCTCACCGATGTCCCGGCGGCCTTCGCGGCGCTGGAGGCCGGCGGCGACGTCATGAAGGTTCTTGTCGACTGTGCCGGGACCGGTGGAGGGACTGCCGCATGA
- a CDS encoding ABC transporter permease → MSDTATAPAPERDVPGPPQPARRFAGVRFARLRDLVLVPAIVVIAVIGQLVNPVFLNRDNLINVLQTMSEIALLVLAQTLVLVAGKMDLSLESTFGLAPGIAAWLTVSAGAGHGLGLLSGAWAVPITLLVGVVVGTVNALLIVRFGLNGFIVTLGMLIVLRGLLTGISGGQTFFGLPASMMYLGTEVWLGFPASVWLCLVLFAVGIVLLGYTRFGRALYAIGGNADAARAAGIRVERVLSIALIAASLLAAVGGLLLSGRLASVAASQGNGYIFTVFAAAVIGGVSLNGGKGTVFGAFTGILLLYLIQNVLTLASVPAQWIGALNGAIILIALVLSRITSGKAQE, encoded by the coding sequence ATGTCTGACACCGCAACCGCGCCGGCGCCCGAGCGCGACGTGCCGGGCCCGCCGCAGCCGGCCCGTCGCTTCGCCGGCGTCCGGTTCGCGCGCCTGCGTGACCTGGTGCTGGTGCCGGCGATCGTGGTCATCGCCGTCATCGGCCAACTGGTCAACCCGGTCTTCCTCAACCGGGACAACCTCATCAACGTCCTGCAGACCATGTCCGAGATCGCCCTGCTCGTGCTGGCGCAGACCCTCGTGCTGGTGGCCGGCAAGATGGACCTGTCCCTGGAGTCGACCTTCGGCCTGGCGCCGGGCATCGCCGCCTGGCTGACCGTGTCGGCCGGAGCCGGCCACGGCCTCGGACTGCTCTCCGGCGCCTGGGCGGTCCCGATCACCCTGCTCGTGGGGGTGGTGGTGGGCACCGTCAACGCGCTCCTGATCGTCCGGTTCGGGCTCAACGGGTTCATCGTGACCCTGGGCATGCTGATCGTGCTGCGGGGCCTGCTCACCGGCATCTCCGGCGGCCAGACCTTCTTCGGGCTGCCCGCGTCGATGATGTACCTCGGCACCGAGGTCTGGCTGGGCTTCCCGGCCTCGGTGTGGCTGTGCCTCGTCCTGTTCGCGGTGGGCATCGTCCTGCTGGGCTACACCCGCTTCGGCCGGGCCCTGTACGCCATCGGCGGGAACGCCGACGCCGCCCGGGCGGCCGGCATCCGGGTGGAGCGAGTGCTGTCCATCGCGCTCATCGCGGCGAGTCTGCTCGCCGCCGTGGGCGGCCTGCTGCTGTCCGGCCGGCTCGCCTCGGTCGCCGCGTCGCAGGGCAACGGTTACATCTTCACGGTGTTCGCCGCGGCGGTGATCGGCGGCGTCAGCCTCAACGGCGGCAAGGGCACCGTCTTCGGCGCCTTCACCGGCATCCTGTTGCTGTATCTGATCCAGAACGTGCTGACCCTGGCCTCGGTGCCGGCTCAGTGGATCGGCGCGCTGAACGGCGCCATCATCCTTATCGCGCTGGTGCTGTCGCGGATCACCTCGGGCAAGGCGCAGGAATGA
- a CDS encoding amidohydrolase family protein, whose amino-acid sequence MSDHGLVDAHHHLWDLRRRPQPWLDEDGNEPIRRSFGMADLRAAATRPIGGRPLRATVLVHCLATVEETRELLALAADEPLIGAVVGWADLTSPAIGDRIDELRAGRGGTRLRGLRHLVQGEADPAWLQRPEVERGLRAVQLRGLGYDLLIRSHQFEQGIRLAERWPGLPIVLDHAGKPPIAGRDLHGWERQVRRLAAYGNVVGKFSGLITEADRRGWTSPDIRPVAEVLLSAFGPERLMFGSDWPVCTLAGGWNRWAATVDELLSGCTADEADAVLGGTATSFYQLSSVPKGA is encoded by the coding sequence GTGTCTGACCACGGACTCGTCGACGCCCACCACCACCTGTGGGATCTGCGCCGGCGTCCGCAGCCGTGGCTCGACGAGGACGGCAACGAGCCGATCCGGCGAAGCTTCGGCATGGCGGATCTGCGGGCGGCGGCGACCCGGCCGATCGGCGGGCGACCCCTGCGGGCGACGGTGCTGGTGCATTGCCTGGCCACGGTCGAGGAGACCCGGGAACTGCTGGCGCTGGCCGCTGACGAACCCCTGATCGGGGCCGTGGTCGGCTGGGCCGACCTGACCTCACCCGCCATCGGCGACCGCATCGACGAGCTGCGGGCCGGGCGCGGTGGCACTCGCCTGCGGGGTCTGCGCCATCTCGTGCAGGGCGAGGCCGACCCGGCCTGGTTGCAGCGGCCGGAGGTGGAGCGCGGGCTGCGGGCGGTCCAGCTGCGCGGTCTCGGCTACGACCTGCTGATCCGCAGCCACCAGTTCGAGCAGGGCATCCGCCTCGCCGAGCGGTGGCCCGGCCTGCCGATCGTGCTCGATCACGCGGGCAAGCCGCCGATCGCCGGTCGGGACCTGCACGGGTGGGAGCGTCAGGTGCGTCGCCTCGCCGCGTACGGAAACGTGGTCGGCAAGTTCTCCGGTCTGATCACCGAGGCCGATCGCCGGGGCTGGACGTCGCCGGACATTCGCCCGGTGGCCGAGGTGCTGCTGTCCGCGTTCGGCCCGGAGCGGCTGATGTTCGGCTCCGACTGGCCGGTGTGCACCCTCGCCGGCGGCTGGAACCGATGGGCCGCCACCGTCGACGAGCTGCTCTCCGGCTGCACCGCGGACGAGGCCGACGCCGTGCTCGGCGGCACCGCCACCTCCTTCTACCAGCTGTCGTCCGTACCGAAGGGAGCGTGA
- a CDS encoding lectin, producing MRKTLRSVLSALLVAVATPVALAAAQPAQALESGLARTPQLGWNDWNSFGCNVSDTLIRQTADAMVSSGMAAAGYRYVNIDDCWSQRTRNGSGDLVPDPQKFPNGMKALADYVHGKGLKIGIYSSAGLTTCAGYPASLNNEQRDAKLWASWGIDYLKYDNCGDTQGKSGQQRYTAMRDALATSGRPILFAICNWGTDSVGSWGPATGNSWRTTGDIAGNWNSVMGILDSQPGWMSYSKPGAWNDPDMLEVGNGLSDTESRAHFSLWAVLNAPLIAGNDLRTMSAATKAILTNTEVIGVNQDWGGRQGNRIADNGNSEVWAKPMANGSAAVVLLNRASSTATVSTTAAQLGLGGAASYSVRDLWAHTTSTTGSTISASVPAHGAAMYLVTGGTGSTTGTFALRGSQSGRCLDVPNGNQTNGTPLAIWDCNGGGNQQWTATAAGELRTSGGKCLDVTGAATADGTRVEVWDCNGQANQRWQLQSNGTVTAAGAGKCLDVYANGTANGTAVEIWSCNGGANQQWTRG from the coding sequence GTGCGAAAGACGCTCCGCTCTGTCCTCTCGGCGCTGCTCGTGGCGGTGGCCACGCCGGTAGCGCTCGCCGCCGCCCAGCCGGCCCAGGCCCTCGAGAGCGGCCTGGCTCGCACTCCCCAACTCGGCTGGAACGACTGGAACAGCTTCGGCTGCAACGTCAGCGACACACTGATCCGCCAGACGGCCGACGCCATGGTGTCCAGCGGCATGGCCGCGGCCGGCTACCGCTACGTCAACATCGACGACTGCTGGTCGCAGAGGACCCGCAACGGCAGCGGCGACCTCGTCCCGGATCCGCAGAAGTTCCCCAACGGCATGAAAGCCCTGGCCGATTACGTCCACGGCAAGGGCCTCAAGATCGGCATCTACTCCTCCGCCGGTCTCACCACCTGCGCCGGCTACCCGGCCAGCCTCAACAACGAGCAGCGCGACGCCAAGCTGTGGGCCTCGTGGGGAATCGACTACCTGAAGTACGACAACTGCGGCGACACCCAGGGCAAGTCCGGCCAGCAGCGATACACCGCGATGCGGGACGCGCTGGCCACGTCGGGCCGGCCCATCCTGTTCGCGATCTGCAACTGGGGCACCGACAGTGTCGGCTCCTGGGGACCGGCGACCGGGAACTCGTGGCGGACCACCGGTGACATCGCCGGCAACTGGAACTCGGTGATGGGCATCCTGGACAGCCAGCCGGGGTGGATGTCGTACTCGAAGCCGGGCGCCTGGAACGACCCGGACATGCTCGAGGTCGGCAACGGTCTCAGCGACACCGAGTCCCGGGCTCACTTCAGCCTCTGGGCGGTGTTGAACGCTCCACTGATCGCCGGCAACGACCTGCGCACGATGAGTGCCGCCACCAAGGCGATCCTGACCAACACCGAGGTCATCGGCGTGAATCAGGACTGGGGCGGGCGCCAGGGCAACCGGATCGCCGACAACGGGAACTCCGAGGTCTGGGCCAAGCCGATGGCCAACGGGTCCGCCGCCGTCGTCCTGCTCAACCGCGCGAGCAGCACGGCGACCGTGTCCACCACGGCCGCGCAGCTCGGGCTCGGTGGCGCGGCGTCCTACTCGGTACGCGATCTGTGGGCGCACACCACGTCCACCACCGGCTCGACGATCAGCGCGTCCGTTCCCGCCCACGGCGCGGCCATGTACCTCGTCACCGGCGGTACCGGGTCCACCACGGGGACGTTCGCGTTGCGCGGCAGTCAGTCCGGCCGGTGTCTCGACGTACCGAACGGCAATCAGACCAACGGAACGCCACTCGCGATCTGGGACTGCAACGGTGGTGGCAACCAGCAGTGGACCGCCACCGCGGCGGGGGAGCTGCGGACCAGCGGTGGCAAGTGCCTGGACGTCACCGGCGCCGCCACTGCCGACGGCACCAGGGTCGAGGTGTGGGACTGCAACGGTCAGGCCAACCAGCGATGGCAGCTGCAGAGCAACGGCACGGTGACCGCCGCCGGCGCCGGCAAGTGCCTGGACGTCTACGCCAACGGCACCGCCAACGGCACCGCGGTCGAGATCTGGTCCTGCAACGGAGGGGCCAACCAGCAGTGGACGCGCGGTTGA
- a CDS encoding sugar ABC transporter ATP-binding protein translates to MTNEQRPGADGPGAATRPVVEATHISKRFGSTVALHDVGLVVQPGETHALVGRNGAGKSTLVSILTGLQQPDSGRLRFGGRPAPRSSDRDGWRREVACVYQKSTIIGSLSVAENLFLNRQDRGRTGLLRWPVVRRRAQELLGTYGVDVDARTLAGELSVEQRQFVEIARALSFGARFIILDEPTAQLDAGAIDRLFAKIRHLQAQQVTFLFISHHLQEVYDICDTVTVFRDARWIVTAPVADLPRDDLVAAMTGEAGGLTATRHRTAPSRTAPPVLEVSGLAGGNVEDLSLDVRPGEIVGLAGAGGSGRIEAAETIVGLRRPASGTVSVGGTPLRPGDVGAGLAAGIGFVPQDRHHQGFVADMSIADNATMTIAGRLGRAGLISRRRTAAEAHAMIRSLAIKTAGPDLPVRALSGGNQQKVVMARALASNPRLLVLINPTAGVDVRSKEFLLAKVEEAADGGTAVLVASDELDDLRPCDRVLVLFQGRLVAELPRGWHDHDLVAAMEGMNRHV, encoded by the coding sequence ATGACGAACGAACAGCGGCCCGGCGCGGACGGGCCGGGTGCCGCGACCCGGCCCGTGGTCGAGGCGACACACATCAGCAAGCGATTCGGATCGACGGTGGCCCTGCACGACGTCGGGCTGGTCGTGCAACCGGGGGAGACCCACGCGTTGGTGGGCCGCAACGGCGCCGGTAAGTCGACGCTGGTGTCGATCCTCACCGGTTTGCAGCAACCGGACTCCGGGCGGCTGCGGTTCGGTGGGCGCCCGGCGCCGCGGTCGAGCGACCGGGACGGCTGGCGCCGGGAGGTGGCCTGCGTCTACCAGAAGTCGACGATCATCGGCTCGCTGTCGGTGGCCGAGAATCTCTTCCTGAATCGGCAGGACCGCGGCCGCACCGGCTTGCTCCGCTGGCCGGTGGTGCGGCGGCGGGCGCAGGAGCTGCTCGGCACCTACGGGGTCGACGTCGATGCTCGTACCCTGGCCGGGGAGCTGTCCGTGGAACAGCGCCAGTTCGTCGAGATCGCCCGCGCCCTGTCGTTCGGCGCGCGGTTCATCATCCTCGACGAACCCACCGCGCAGCTCGACGCCGGTGCGATCGACAGGCTGTTCGCCAAGATCCGCCACTTGCAGGCACAACAGGTCACCTTCCTGTTCATCAGTCATCACCTGCAGGAGGTCTACGACATCTGCGACACGGTGACGGTCTTCCGGGACGCCCGCTGGATCGTCACCGCCCCGGTCGCCGACCTGCCACGCGACGACCTGGTCGCCGCGATGACGGGGGAGGCCGGCGGCCTGACCGCGACCCGGCACCGGACGGCGCCCAGCCGGACGGCGCCACCGGTGCTCGAGGTGAGCGGACTGGCCGGAGGCAATGTCGAGGACCTGAGTCTCGACGTCCGGCCGGGCGAGATCGTCGGCCTCGCCGGCGCCGGTGGCAGCGGGCGGATCGAGGCGGCGGAGACCATCGTGGGTCTGCGCCGTCCGGCCTCCGGGACGGTCTCGGTGGGTGGCACTCCGTTACGGCCGGGAGACGTCGGCGCCGGCCTGGCGGCCGGGATCGGCTTCGTCCCCCAGGACCGGCACCATCAGGGCTTCGTGGCCGACATGTCGATCGCCGACAACGCCACCATGACGATCGCCGGACGCCTCGGCCGGGCCGGCCTGATCAGCCGCCGCCGGACCGCCGCCGAGGCGCACGCGATGATCAGGAGTCTCGCGATCAAGACCGCCGGCCCGGACCTCCCGGTACGCGCGCTGTCCGGCGGCAATCAGCAGAAGGTCGTCATGGCGCGGGCGCTGGCCAGCAACCCCCGTCTGCTGGTCCTGATCAACCCGACGGCGGGCGTCGACGTCCGCTCGAAGGAGTTCCTGTTGGCCAAGGTCGAGGAGGCCGCCGACGGTGGCACCGCGGTGCTGGTCGCCTCCGACGAGCTGGACGACCTGCGGCCGTGCGACCGGGTCCTGGTGCTCTTCCAGGGACGCCTGGTCGCCGAATTGCCGCGCGGCTGGCACGACCATGACCTCGTAGCAGCGATGGAGGGAATGAACCGGCATGTCTGA
- a CDS encoding IS701 family transposase, which translates to MLVRFSTPEIDQRFVESIHDDRLGEFVKNVFSALPRSDQRRWAEIYTRGLLLGTGPKSIRRTAQELVAEPAIQSLQQFVNQSPWDWQPIRERLAAEVQARLSPEAWVVVANITSKRGDKSIGVERRFVPSEGRLINCQMGLGLMATSRLHGVPIDWRLVLSPRWTDDPARRAKARIPDGVHARAEWEEVLDMVRQVRDRWGMPVAPLLGEWRTPGAVELVNSLVALDQPFALEVDGSLLVAPAHRPLAPAGQRDAWQMAPRPLAQHARIWEKSHRHIIVATGQSSARVVSMPITMAPTASRFGAAVDVRLIAAHPTGSEPPRYWVTNLFDAPLQEIIFLLQLRETADRASDRLYTEFGVSDFEGRSFLGWHHHATLVSTACAYDCLYR; encoded by the coding sequence ATGCTGGTACGTTTTTCCACGCCCGAGATCGATCAAAGATTTGTGGAGTCCATCCACGACGACCGGCTCGGGGAATTCGTAAAGAATGTATTCAGCGCATTGCCCCGCTCGGACCAGCGCCGCTGGGCGGAAATCTACACTCGCGGGCTACTGCTGGGCACCGGGCCCAAATCGATCCGCCGGACGGCGCAGGAACTCGTGGCCGAGCCGGCCATCCAGTCGCTGCAACAGTTCGTCAACCAGAGCCCCTGGGACTGGCAGCCGATTCGGGAGCGGCTGGCGGCCGAGGTGCAGGCCCGCCTCTCCCCGGAGGCCTGGGTGGTGGTCGCCAACATCACCAGCAAGCGCGGTGACAAGTCGATCGGCGTGGAGCGGCGCTTCGTGCCCTCCGAGGGACGCCTGATCAACTGCCAGATGGGCCTGGGCCTGATGGCCACCTCGCGGCTGCACGGCGTGCCGATCGACTGGCGCCTGGTCCTGTCGCCCCGCTGGACCGACGACCCGGCCCGCCGCGCCAAGGCCCGCATTCCCGACGGTGTGCACGCCCGGGCCGAGTGGGAGGAGGTCCTCGACATGGTGCGCCAGGTGCGCGACCGGTGGGGCATGCCGGTCGCTCCCCTGCTCGGCGAATGGCGCACCCCGGGCGCCGTCGAACTGGTGAACAGCCTGGTCGCCCTCGATCAGCCGTTCGCACTCGAGGTGGACGGCTCCCTGCTGGTGGCCCCCGCGCACCGGCCGCTGGCACCGGCCGGTCAGCGTGACGCCTGGCAGATGGCACCCCGCCCGCTGGCCCAGCACGCCCGGATCTGGGAGAAGTCGCACCGGCACATCATCGTCGCCACCGGCCAGTCCTCGGCCCGGGTGGTGTCCATGCCGATCACCATGGCGCCGACCGCCTCCCGCTTCGGCGCGGCGGTCGACGTACGCCTCATCGCGGCACACCCGACCGGCAGCGAACCGCCCCGGTACTGGGTCACCAACCTGTTCGACGCCCCGCTGCAGGAGATCATCTTCCTGCTGCAGTTACGGGAGACAGCCGACCGCGCCTCGGACCGGCTCTACACCGAGTTCGGCGTCAGCGACTTCGAGGGCCGGTCGTTCCTCGGATGGCACCACCACGCCACCCTGGTCTCCACCGCCTGCGCCTATGACTGCCTCTACCGATGA
- a CDS encoding sugar ABC transporter substrate-binding protein, whose product MRRQLGSAGAVLVLAAGLVAACGNDSGGGAGSSKPLVGVDYPRSDTDFWNSFIKYTPQFASELGADLKTTNSQNDIAKLTANVQTFISQGVKGVAMAPQDTAAIAPTLQQLEAKKIPVVTIDTRPDTGNVFMVVRADNRAYGEKACQFLGAKLKGAGKVVMLEGGLDSINGRDRTEAFNECMKKNYPNITVFGEATNWDGATASQKLQTRLTEHPDIKGVYMQSSFALAGTKQLLKQRGLAVPPTDPKHVYVVSNDGIPQELKDIAAGDIDATVSQPADLYAKYAISYLKDAIAGKTFQAGPTDHHSTIIQVRPGVLEDQLQAPLVTADGGTYGGTPSVKSEDKSLWGNNAG is encoded by the coding sequence AGACGTCAACTCGGTAGCGCTGGAGCCGTCCTCGTGCTGGCCGCCGGGCTCGTGGCGGCGTGCGGCAACGACAGCGGCGGCGGTGCCGGCAGCAGCAAGCCGCTGGTCGGCGTTGATTACCCGCGCTCGGACACCGACTTCTGGAACTCGTTCATCAAGTACACACCCCAGTTCGCGAGCGAGCTGGGCGCCGACCTCAAGACGACCAACTCGCAGAACGACATCGCCAAGCTGACGGCCAACGTGCAGACCTTCATCAGCCAGGGCGTCAAGGGCGTCGCGATGGCCCCGCAGGACACCGCCGCGATCGCGCCCACCCTGCAACAACTCGAGGCCAAGAAGATCCCGGTGGTCACCATCGACACCCGGCCGGACACCGGCAACGTCTTCATGGTCGTCCGAGCCGACAACCGGGCGTACGGGGAGAAGGCGTGCCAGTTCCTCGGCGCCAAGCTCAAGGGCGCGGGCAAGGTCGTGATGCTCGAGGGCGGCCTGGACTCGATCAACGGCCGGGATCGCACCGAGGCGTTCAACGAGTGCATGAAGAAGAACTATCCGAACATCACCGTCTTCGGCGAGGCGACCAACTGGGACGGCGCCACCGCCTCGCAGAAGCTGCAGACGCGGCTCACCGAGCACCCCGACATCAAGGGCGTCTACATGCAGTCCAGTTTCGCGCTGGCCGGCACCAAGCAGCTGCTCAAGCAACGCGGTCTGGCGGTGCCGCCGACCGACCCCAAGCACGTGTACGTGGTCAGCAACGACGGCATCCCGCAGGAGCTGAAGGACATCGCCGCCGGCGACATCGACGCCACCGTCTCACAGCCCGCCGATCTGTACGCCAAGTACGCGATCTCGTACCTCAAGGACGCGATCGCCGGCAAGACGTTCCAGGCGGGACCGACCGACCACCACAGCACGATCATCCAGGTACGCCCGGGCGTCCTCGAGGACCAGCTGCAGGCTCCCCTGGTCACCGCGGACGGCGGCACCTACGGCGGCACGCCGAGCGTGAAGTCCGAGGACAAGTCGCTCTGGGGCAACAACGCAGGCTGA
- a CDS encoding IS701 family transposase: protein MTNIDETPADAWLREFADRVFASLPRSDQRRWAQLYLIGLLRDGPQAISRTAEAVPGRSAVQSLQQFINQSPWDWAPVRAQVALEIHERMGPRAWTAAYLVIPKRGGQAAGVDRRFVPALDRTVNSQAAVSLLLTGSAGGIPVNWRLLLSPRWIADPDLRRQARIPPSVAARSEWEELVDMVSELQQWGLPRRPLVAQWSGIPGADQLIGQLAQQDQGFLVGVDPQTKVVPHRSTRADGLRRSPAPTPLPVSRFPAGVQQRVTVVNGITGRKEVFRLSQRSLAFPGQEMASGLRLLVTGRAGQDRTPDYWITNLRDASPRELAALLQLPRVDKPVGDSLHEKLGIRAFTGRSFPGWHHYVTLTSIAVALQNFLPLDAFFN, encoded by the coding sequence TTGACCAACATCGACGAGACACCGGCCGACGCGTGGTTGCGCGAGTTCGCCGACCGGGTCTTCGCCTCGCTCCCCCGCTCGGACCAGCGACGATGGGCGCAGCTCTACCTGATCGGCCTGCTGCGGGACGGGCCGCAGGCCATCTCCCGCACCGCGGAGGCCGTCCCGGGCAGGTCAGCCGTCCAATCGTTGCAGCAGTTCATCAACCAGAGCCCCTGGGACTGGGCGCCGGTGCGCGCCCAGGTCGCGCTGGAAATCCACGAGCGGATGGGACCGCGGGCCTGGACCGCCGCCTACTTGGTGATCCCCAAACGTGGTGGACAGGCGGCCGGCGTCGACCGCCGCTTCGTACCGGCGCTGGATCGGACGGTCAATTCCCAGGCGGCCGTCAGCCTGCTCCTCACCGGATCCGCCGGCGGCATCCCGGTGAACTGGCGGCTTCTGCTGTCACCGCGCTGGATCGCCGATCCGGATCTCCGGCGCCAGGCCCGGATCCCGCCCTCCGTGGCGGCCCGCTCGGAGTGGGAGGAACTCGTCGACATGGTGAGCGAGCTCCAGCAGTGGGGACTGCCGCGGCGGCCGCTCGTCGCCCAGTGGTCCGGCATACCCGGCGCTGACCAGCTCATCGGCCAGCTCGCCCAGCAGGACCAGGGATTCCTCGTCGGTGTCGACCCGCAGACCAAGGTCGTCCCGCATCGCTCCACCCGGGCCGACGGCCTCCGCCGATCACCGGCGCCGACCCCGCTGCCGGTGAGCCGATTCCCGGCCGGCGTCCAGCAGCGGGTCACCGTGGTCAACGGGATCACCGGCCGCAAAGAGGTCTTCCGGCTGTCCCAGCGCTCCCTCGCCTTTCCCGGGCAGGAGATGGCCAGTGGCCTCCGGTTGCTCGTGACGGGCCGCGCCGGTCAGGACCGCACGCCGGATTACTGGATCACGAATCTGCGCGACGCCAGCCCCCGGGAGCTGGCCGCCCTGCTGCAGCTGCCCCGGGTGGACAAGCCGGTCGGCGACTCGCTGCACGAGAAGCTGGGCATCCGCGCGTTCACCGGCCGGTCGTTCCCCGGCTGGCACCACTACGTGACCCTCACGTCCATCGCCGTCGCCCTGCAGAACTTCCTGCCGCTGGACGCCTTCTTCAATTGA
- a CDS encoding enolase C-terminal domain-like protein: MPAARPASITGLEVLDIRFPTSEELDGSDAMNPEPDYSAAYVILRTDASDGCEGHAFAFTTGRGNDVQAAAIAALAPYVVGRRVDEICSDLGAFARGLVHDPQLRWLGPEKGAIHMATGAVVNAAWDLAAKRAGKPVWRFLSDMSPAELVAQVDFRWLTDALTPQDALELLHRGESGRDERIARLLESGYPAYTTTPGWLGYPDDKLTRLAREAVADGFTQIKLKVGASLEDDIRRLDAARAAVGPDIRIAVDANQRWDVGPAIAWMRALAPARPYWIEEPTSPDDILGHAAVRAAVHPIKVATGEHIANRVVFKQLLQAGAVDIVQIDAARVGGVNENIAILLLAAKFGIPVCPHAGGVGLCEMVQHLSMFDYVAVSGAIEDRVIEYVDHLHEHFVDPVRIRDGRYLAPAAPGLSAQMLPATLKEFAYPDGPVWSARV, encoded by the coding sequence ATGCCTGCTGCCCGTCCAGCCTCGATCACCGGCCTTGAGGTACTCGATATCCGCTTCCCCACCTCGGAGGAGCTCGACGGATCCGATGCCATGAACCCGGAACCGGACTACTCCGCCGCCTATGTGATCCTTCGAACCGACGCGTCCGACGGGTGCGAGGGCCACGCGTTCGCCTTCACCACGGGCCGCGGCAACGACGTGCAGGCCGCGGCGATCGCGGCGCTCGCGCCGTACGTGGTCGGCCGGCGAGTCGACGAGATCTGTTCGGACCTCGGCGCCTTCGCCCGCGGGCTGGTGCACGACCCGCAGCTGCGCTGGCTCGGGCCGGAGAAGGGCGCCATCCACATGGCGACCGGCGCTGTCGTGAACGCCGCGTGGGACCTGGCCGCCAAGCGGGCGGGTAAGCCCGTGTGGCGGTTCCTCAGTGACATGTCGCCGGCCGAGCTGGTGGCGCAGGTCGACTTCCGCTGGCTCACCGACGCCCTCACGCCGCAGGACGCGCTCGAGCTGTTGCACCGGGGCGAGTCCGGCCGCGACGAGCGGATCGCGCGGCTGCTCGAGTCGGGTTATCCCGCATACACCACCACGCCGGGCTGGCTCGGGTACCCCGACGACAAGCTGACCAGGCTCGCCCGGGAGGCGGTGGCCGACGGATTCACTCAGATCAAACTGAAGGTCGGCGCCTCGCTCGAGGACGACATCCGCCGGTTGGACGCCGCCCGGGCCGCCGTCGGTCCGGACATCCGGATCGCCGTGGACGCCAACCAGCGATGGGACGTGGGACCCGCGATCGCGTGGATGCGGGCGCTCGCCCCGGCGCGGCCGTACTGGATCGAGGAGCCCACCTCGCCGGACGACATCCTGGGACACGCGGCGGTCCGCGCCGCCGTGCACCCGATCAAGGTGGCCACCGGTGAGCACATCGCCAACCGGGTGGTCTTCAAGCAGCTGTTGCAGGCCGGTGCGGTGGACATCGTGCAGATCGACGCGGCGCGGGTGGGCGGTGTCAACGAGAACATCGCCATTCTGCTGCTCGCGGCGAAATTCGGGATACCGGTCTGCCCGCACGCCGGCGGCGTGGGCCTGTGCGAGATGGTGCAGCATCTGTCGATGTTCGACTACGTCGCCGTCTCCGGCGCGATCGAGGACCGGGTCATCGAGTACGTCGACCACCTGCACGAGCACTTCGTCGACCCGGTCCGGATCCGCGACGGGCGCTACCTGGCCCCGGCCGCGCCCGGCCTCAGCGCGCAGATGCTGCCCGCGACGCTGAAGGAGTTCGCGTACCCCGACGGCCCGGTGTGGTCGGCGCGTGTCTGA